One window of Candidatus Hydrogenedentota bacterium genomic DNA carries:
- a CDS encoding DEAD/DEAH box helicase: protein MNVAQMIEKLRRDAGFCEHLTRWEVIPETAGDYRESPPGVHPKLAEGYARRGVTRLYSHQHEAVSAVMAGENVCVVTPTASGKTLCYNLPVLNRLMENPNARALYLFPTKALGQDQVQELTSTIEALEVKIGTYTFDGDTPAGARKAVRNAGHIIVTNPDMLHAGILPHHTIWIRLFENLEFVVIDEVHHYRGVFGSHLANVVRRLKRICAFYGSSPRFICCSATIANPKEMAERIIEAPVRLVDRNGAPRGEKHFLFFNPPVVNHELGIRASSVKQAARIAAGLLSRDVQSIVFARSRLRVEILTTYLKEAVRRMGKPDALVRGYRGGYLPTERREIERGLRAGEVMAVVSTNALELGIDIGALDACVMAGYAGSVASTWQQSGRAGRRSAVSLVVLVASSAPLDQYIIGHPEYFFEQPCENGTLDPNNLVILASHIKCAAFELPFAEGEAFGVDAVSTAHLLDYLAECRVLRKVRGKWHWSAETYPASDISLRTAAPGNVVILDVTDNGRVIGEVDYFAAPVEVYQNAVYLHETRQYLIESLDLENRKAHARPVEVDYYTDAEMKVDLKVLDRFREEEAGPAARCSGELSVTWLPTIYKKIKFGTHENVGWGEIHLPEQTMHTTGYWVEFDGAVLETMGLQKEEIGGGLNGLANALRQVAPVYVFCDLGDLRAQAMLRAPVSEKPTVFLYETYPGGVGFSDKLYTHHRRLFEAAVSLLSGCSCREGCPSCVGPGAETGPQGKRTALALAGMVLAAGAAAGSQAREGEGA, encoded by the coding sequence ATGAACGTGGCGCAAATGATCGAGAAACTGCGGCGGGACGCGGGGTTTTGCGAGCATCTGACGCGGTGGGAGGTGATTCCAGAGACAGCGGGGGATTACCGGGAGTCCCCGCCGGGGGTGCATCCGAAACTGGCGGAGGGGTATGCCCGCCGGGGCGTCACGCGGCTCTACAGCCACCAGCACGAGGCGGTGTCGGCGGTGATGGCGGGGGAGAATGTCTGCGTGGTCACGCCGACGGCCTCGGGCAAGACGCTGTGCTACAACCTGCCCGTGCTGAACCGCCTGATGGAAAACCCCAACGCCCGCGCGCTGTACCTGTTCCCCACCAAGGCGCTGGGGCAGGACCAGGTGCAGGAGCTCACCTCGACGATTGAGGCGCTGGAGGTGAAGATCGGCACGTACACGTTCGACGGGGACACGCCTGCCGGCGCGCGCAAGGCGGTGCGCAACGCGGGCCACATCATCGTGACGAACCCCGACATGCTGCACGCGGGCATCCTGCCGCACCACACCATCTGGATTCGCCTCTTCGAGAACCTCGAGTTTGTCGTCATAGACGAGGTGCACCACTACCGGGGCGTTTTCGGCAGCCACCTCGCCAACGTGGTCCGGCGGCTGAAGCGGATCTGCGCGTTCTACGGGTCCTCGCCGCGGTTCATCTGCTGCAGCGCCACCATCGCCAACCCGAAGGAGATGGCCGAGCGGATCATCGAGGCGCCCGTGCGGCTGGTGGACCGCAACGGCGCGCCGCGCGGGGAGAAGCATTTTCTGTTCTTCAACCCGCCGGTGGTGAACCACGAGCTGGGCATCCGGGCATCCTCGGTGAAGCAGGCGGCGCGCATCGCCGCGGGCCTGCTCTCGCGGGACGTCCAGTCCATTGTCTTCGCCCGCAGCCGCCTGCGCGTGGAGATCCTCACCACCTACCTCAAGGAGGCGGTGCGCCGGATGGGCAAGCCCGACGCGCTGGTGCGCGGCTACCGGGGCGGCTACCTCCCGACGGAGCGCCGCGAGATCGAGCGGGGCCTGCGGGCGGGGGAGGTGATGGCCGTCGTCAGCACGAACGCCCTCGAGCTGGGCATTGACATCGGCGCCCTCGACGCGTGCGTCATGGCGGGCTACGCCGGCAGTGTGGCGAGCACCTGGCAGCAGTCGGGCCGGGCCGGCCGCCGCAGCGCCGTGTCCCTCGTCGTGCTGGTGGCGTCCAGCGCGCCCCTCGACCAGTACATCATCGGCCACCCGGAGTACTTCTTCGAGCAGCCCTGCGAGAACGGCACCCTCGACCCCAACAACCTGGTCATCCTCGCCAGCCACATCAAGTGCGCGGCGTTTGAGCTCCCCTTTGCGGAGGGCGAGGCCTTCGGCGTGGACGCGGTGTCCACGGCGCACCTGCTGGACTATCTGGCGGAGTGCCGGGTGCTGCGCAAGGTGCGCGGCAAATGGCACTGGAGCGCCGAGACCTACCCCGCCTCCGACATCAGCCTGCGCACGGCGGCCCCGGGCAACGTGGTGATTCTGGACGTGACGGACAACGGCCGGGTCATCGGCGAGGTGGACTATTTTGCCGCGCCGGTGGAGGTCTACCAGAACGCGGTATACCTCCACGAGACGCGGCAGTACCTGATTGAGTCCCTCGACCTGGAAAACCGGAAGGCCCACGCGCGGCCCGTGGAGGTGGACTATTACACCGACGCGGAGATGAAGGTGGACCTCAAGGTGCTCGACCGGTTCCGCGAGGAGGAGGCCGGGCCCGCCGCGCGCTGCTCCGGCGAGCTCAGCGTGACCTGGCTGCCCACCATCTACAAGAAGATCAAGTTCGGCACGCACGAGAATGTGGGCTGGGGGGAGATTCACCTGCCCGAGCAGACCATGCACACCACCGGCTACTGGGTGGAGTTCGACGGGGCGGTGCTGGAGACTATGGGGCTCCAGAAGGAGGAGATTGGCGGCGGGCTGAACGGGCTGGCCAACGCCCTGCGGCAGGTGGCCCCGGTCTATGTGTTCTGCGACCTGGGCGACCTTCGGGCGCAGGCCATGCTCCGGGCGCCCGTGTCGGAAAAGCCCACAGTGTTCCTCTACGAGACCTATCCGGGCGGGGTGGGCTTCAGCGACAAGCTGTACACGCACCACCGGCGGCTGTTCGAGGCCGCCGTCTCCCTGCTCTCCGGGTGCTCCTGCCGGGAGGGGTGCCCCAGCTGCGTGGGGCCCGGCGCGGAGACGGGGCCCCAGGGCAAACGGACCGCCCTCGCGCTGGCGGGCATGGTGCTTGCGGCGGGCGCGGCGGCGGGTTCGCAGGCGCGGGAAGGGGAAGGCGCATGA